CTTAAAAGGGTTCTGCCTGTATCGACTTCTCTAGCGATATCTTTCCTTGCTTGTCACAAAGCTGGATCACCGGTTCTACCCACGGATATAGTGAGATGGGCTCGAGAAGGAAAGATTCCGTACCTTTCTTGTTTTCTCAAGATTCGTAAGCATATGGGAGAGCGCTCAGCTGCGTGTCCTGTATCAGCAAGTGTAATGTTTAGACCTATTCAGATTATTTCTGCTCAGAGATTAGAAGCTCAAGCCGCTTCGATTGCTGACATTATTGGTTTGCCTTTACCTCCTGTGAATTTTTATGGTATAGCTTCAAACTATCTTAAGCGGTTATCTATCCCCGAGGATAACGTTCTTAAACTGGTGTGTCTCATTAAGAACTGGTGGATGCCTTCGGGTTTATATTTGTCGACGAACGAGCTTAGGCTTCCCACTCGTGTCTATGTCATGTATATAATTCTTGTAGCTATAAGGAtgctttataatatcaatggtTTTGGTGTTTGGGAACGGAGTTTGGGTTTTGCTGAAGCTAGTGAAGTAGATACAGAGTTTTCAGATGTCACGAAAGAAACTGAATTTGACACTGAGGAGCTTTTGAAGAATCTTGAAATGAAATATTACGAGGTTGCAGCTGAAACAGTTGAGTATGAAAAGGGTCTCTTGTCATATTTATTACACGGGAAAGACGAGTTCTTTGCTGGTTTAGAAGAAGCATCAGCTGATGACACATACAGAATTGTTGATAACTTGTGGAATAGTTACCCGAAAGACGAGGTATATATAACAAGCTTATTTATCTATGTTCTAAACTCTACTGTCGAATATGTGAAAAATTAGATCTTATAGACTATCTCTTTTACGTGCATTTTGTAGGATTTTGAACGGTTTCAGACTCCAACCAAGAGGGGAAGAGACTGGGAAGATGATTTACCACTTAACCAACTGTCCCTGAACGATGACAAGTTGAGGGATGGAAACAATTCTTGTAGTAGCcattcaagaaaaaagaaaaccgaGTCAGAGTATTGTGATGAGCCATCTTTGGAATGTGTTTCATCATCACCACATAATCATAATCACAAAGAGAAATCCAAGGAGAGAGTGATACGAAGACTAATAACAGACATGGGGGAGAATTTGTTCTGTTACATACCGCCTCGCGAGAAGGTAAAGAGAGGAGATTATCTTCAATATGGGAGGAAAAATATGGTGGAACATTGATATACGCGGCTCATGCAGATTACTACATTCTTTTACGGGTTTGCGCGAAGGTCGCGGAGATTGATGCGAGGAATATGCATAGAGCTGTGTTGAGCTTTGAGAGAAGATTGGCTTGGATTGAGAAAAAGATAGATCATGTTTTGCAGCTAGCTCCATCTTCTATCCGGAATAGAGACACAAAGACACATTTGTATGAGCCGAGCCTAGAGAGTAAATCTTTTTCAGAGTTGGATGTTTTCAGCTATTGTAAGGATATCCACATTGATTTGGCGAGTAGAGATACTGTCAGTGTCTGatttgatgaatatatatataattatatgaagTAAtgttaacaaatttttattGCCATTGTCTGATCCGATAACCTATCGCCTTTTACTGCAAAGAGCACATATGCCTGGTGTCCCTTCATCCCAATCCAATGTATTAAAGCCAGCGGTTGTCTCTGCATCCAAGATAAATTCCTCTGTTTTCCCTGTCTTTGCTATTAAGACATCTCTTACCCCAGTGGGCTTTGGCTATAGGTTTGGCTTTACTTCTTTCCTAAAACAGATTCTTCGCCGGACTCTTTTGCCCTGTCACTGTCTGCTGATGCTTCTGACGCGGTTGAcctttttgagttatttttctcTAGCGAACTAGCAAAAATTGATGTTGTAGCACCTCTTAATATTTGAATAAGATAGCACCGTAAGATAAGTCCGATTCATCGTTAAAAAAAAGGTCCTGCAAGGTGAAGGTGACATCTGAGATAAACCTTATCTTAGGTCAGCTTACTGTGGATGTCTACAAGTATGATGTCATCCATTTGTTAACATTAGTTcctatttttatgtatttccaATGAGCTACTAatgcttgtttttcttttccattgtTGCTGCAACTAAAAAGTTCATCTGCTTTATGATATTTTCTCATTCACAACATTAGGCTTtacttaataatatatacaacaacTACAAAATGTCCTTGGTTCTTCCATTGGTAGGTAGAGCTATAACCTCCCCTACCTGCAACTATCAAGAGAGAGGCAATGCACATAGTCGTCACGACAACCGACAAATATCCGGCCACCAATCATCACTGGTGAGGAGAAAATGTCTGCCTGCAACTCCAGCCTCGCGATTTCTCCTACTTTTGAGTCATGTGAATCTCTGATGAGTATGGGACTCACACGAAGGACGTGAACTATTCCCGAGCTAGAGCATACAGTCACCAACCTGGAAAATACATGGAAACACAAGGAGGTATCATCATACATCCATGATAATTACCTATGATGCACGGGTACGTCTATTTGGTAGTCGTCCCCGTACCGAGGACATGTTGGGGACGGAAACTCTACGGGGACTCTATGGGGACGCCTTAGATGCTTTAGGGGAAGATAACATcgaattttttgatatttgtatccatttcatttcattcaaaGCACTCTTATCATAAGcatattttcatttcttcatgtttttctactttctagactcttttcccctctctctttttcCCATTAGCTTTACTAATCCCCTCTTATTCAAGGTATgggtatattttcttatatgtttattgAAGTACCCATACCGTACCCGtatctataaatttttactTCACCGTTTTCCGTCCCCGTTTCCGTACCCGATTCCTGTTCCCGTACCCATTTCAGTGCAACCTAGATAATTACATACTTTCATATGTGCTTATTCGTGTAATTAATACCTGTCGGATGCAAGCAGTTGATGCGATTCAAAATGCAGATTCTCATCGATGTATGCAGATGCTGTGATCGGTTCCCCGATATTGTATTCCCACACAAGACACCCGGATTCCTGAAGTGAATTCCACAGAACAGTCATGACTCATTATTCTGAAGTTTTGAAACTAGCGCCACAACAACTAATCCTCATGAACGTCCCTATCAACGTCAAACCTAATATAAAGGTGATtaacacaaaactaaaactgACTTCCCTTGGAATATAGTTGACTCCACTGATTTTGCTACAGATCCAAGTATATCTTTAGTGCATTCACAAGTTTCTTTCAAGAGAGTATCTTCCTTTTAATCTAAACACAGATATCAATAAGCCAATGAAGGCAGGAGACTCTATTAAACATGATGTCTCTCAGAATGGACTCCTTGAAAATGCATAGGAAGAGATATGGTTTAGACTATGCATAGACATGATAACGTTGTACTTGCATGCACATAAGTCTACTTAAAATAAAGTCTTATCGCACATAAGGTTaaagaactttaaaaaaaagCCCCTCtcacaaaataaatattggTAGACAGGATAAGTGAACTGTACACGACCGATGTCCAAGGGATATAAGAACGTACCGGTTCTAGTGAATAAACACTTCCATTTCTACAGCACACAAGCACCTGCAGCAAAATAGACGTGTAATCAGCCTTACCGAGAAATCTCTACACAAAAACGGTGGACTGCAGATGTACTGGGAATCAAGAGCACCTGAGAAGGAAGCATATGTGACATACAAGGCCCAGCAAAAATTGGTCCACCAGTCCTATACTGCATCAATGTAACAACTGACTAAGTTTGAGCACTATGAGATGACCACGACAATCTGACAGGAACAAAAGATGTGGAAATCCCTTTTGACTAGATAGTAACTCCTAAATAGTGTAAGAATCAGGGAAAGCCATATGAACTTTATGATATCATTCAAGTGAACTGGGATCAACTCATACACATACCCTCCAAATAATAGTTCCAGACGGACTCATTGCGATAACGTGGCCATCAACTAAGCAGCAAATAACTGTGACAAAATAGAGATTAACAATGATACTGAAATCAAGGAAACAGAAAGAATATAGTTAAGGAGGAAGAAAATACCGCTTCGGCTTGTCGGGCTAATGCATAGGGAACCAAAAACCGGTGCCTCTAGTTCAAGTAACCACAAGGTGTGGAATGGAGAATCCTGCATTTGCAAAATTAACCCGAATAAACAAGGGTCTATCTCCAATATGGCAATATTAATCTATAAGACCAAATCTCCCTCTGGAGCCAAAAAAATGTTAAGTCTGATCAGTTAAGCTAAACATCTCTATAGGGTAAGGCAGGCAGACCATACATGACCAAATTCGGCCCAAATATTAGTAGTGAACCATTACTTCCAAGGACTGTTCTGCTTAATTTATGTAGAgcagaaaattttaatttctacaTCTGACATGGCCTATCCATATCGTAACGGGCGACTGGAATGCAAAAAATGGGGCAAAAACGGAATACAAAAGATATAGAAGAAAGCACATACCTCTATTGATACAGCTATCACGCGACCGCTTGTAGAAGCCACGTAAAGTGAACTATGACCCTGGGTGAGGCATCAAAGATGAATCAGGTGATATCAAGAGACTTcagttatcaaaaaaatatctgaCCACAGACGACATGTTTTAGCTGTGGACAAGCAACTATGCTTTGGATAGAGTAGTTAAAGTCTGCACCTCATCAATTATAGGTGAAGCAAATATGCTCCCACCACATTGCAGCTTATAAACACAGCGTTGACTCCTATAGTCAAGGGCATAAAGATTGTGGTCATGTGATCCGCACCTGCAtgaatgatacaaaataaaGCTTAATGGTTGGTGACTTTACAAGAACTCTAGGCAAAATCTAGTCTACAAAGTCAAAGAAAAACTTTAAGTAAACACACAAGGAGCTAAAACAGTAACACTATTTTACTTCAGTCACTGCCCCTAAATTTCTCTTCAAACTTCTTTATCAGTTGCTATTTATCTTTACTAAGGTAAATCCTTTCACAGACCCAGTTCAAATTGGTTGTCATAACAATTTTTCAAGGACCTCACGTATTTTctatggaaaaacaaaataaataatcagcAGTTTAATGTGaagaaaaccataaaattaactATTGGTTACTATGAAAGTATGAATGTAAGGTCCACTCCAACAAAAGTAAGattggaaagaaaataaatatgtgGCACAAATGTTATGACTATGATCACAGAATCACTCCTCTTCAACTCAGTACAGTGACTTGGTGGGAtgtgataaaagaaaaagtcaCAGTGTATTACCATATTAGTTGCGAAGATGTATCCATAACAGGTTGGCACTTTATCTTCATccgaaaaagaaacaaattgtCTTAAGTCAGCTAGCCATCTGAGAACAATTTCTAGGAATGAACAAATATATGACACGGAAATTAAAGCGGCAATAAGGTAGACAAACAGAGTACAAAGCTATGAACGATCAGTTTTCATTCAGAGCATACCTCGCCACATGCTTGGAATGTCCAAGATAAGCTTCCAGTTgagaaatctaaaaaatataattttccttTGTAGCATCCAATAACGACCTAGCATTGGAGATGTCACTAAAACTGTTCAAGTATATTAGAAAGGATACAGTGATCTATACAAATTGATGAGAAGACTAACCTGACTAAAATCACCAACTACCATGGCTGAACCTTCTATCCTTCCCTCTAGAATAGTCTCCCAATATATACAGCCACTAATTAGCAAAATAAAGTGTATCATTTGTTATAAGTCCAGCCTATTTCGTGAAAATAATAAACACAAACCTCTCATTTCATATTAGATCCAATTCCAGTGATCACAGTtcaataaaaacttaaaaattcaTATGCTAGATAGTGATTTTAATTTAACCAGAACGATGATGACACCTCTTTTATTATGATAACTTACATCTGATACATCAGATTAACAATGATGCATACCTTTTGGCGTCAATGCACGAAAATTTGCATGAGTGAGACCCAATGAATAGATAAGCTTTTGAATGCTTCAATACAACTAGGGGCGAGGCATCTACACAAGACTCCATATGAACTTTCCATATTTCTTGCATAGAGACCATTTGGTTCCTTGGAATCTCCACCGACCAGTTTTCTTGGTTTACCTCTTCATTACTACATGAGTTTGGAAAGTACACCTTGTTGCACCGACTGAATGCACATTGTATTTGAGAAAATCCTGAATCccatgatttattttctttcattcttttggGAGAAAAATGTTCTGAATCAATTTTCAATCGCTTTGGGGAATTACTCTCCTCACACTGCAATCCTGAAGGTGTTGGGCCTGACGTAACACCAGAATGAAGTGAAACAGTTCTACTAATCAACCCATTACCATTCTGACTCTCTGTCTTGAGGTCTAGTTTCTGAGTGGTGTTGTGTTGCATATCTTCTCTCACCTTACCTTCCGTGTTTGACAGACAGATCAAAAGCCTAGATGGACTTCGAAATTGGTAAATCAATCTCATATCAATACCAAGACTATGTGAAAGATGTGCTGCGGCTAAGGAGTCTCCACCAATCGCAAAGAAATCATCATCGTCTGAAACTTCTTTGACCAGTAATGCATCACAAACGGCCTACATCAAAagtgaaggaaatgatataactCCTCTTCTATCATCAATAAGATTCtgaagattaaaacaaaacaaacaatgttcTCTACATTTTTCATAAGCATAATTACTCAACCAAAAACTGAGATTCTAAACTTCTCTATTCCCAAAGAATTTAGATTACCATCGTAACAAGTATTGCATTTGCTATTAAGTTCCTTGCACCTTATGTTCTCTACTCCGTGTTCCTACACTCCAGGCTCAACATTATGATCAACATTTGACAGAAAAATACCCTTAAACACCCTTACACCCTAAACAGTCACCTTTATTACCAGATCCCTTTGCAAAACTCTAGTTTCTCATTTAAATTATATCTCCCACCCAGAATGGCAACTGTCCAAAGGTTACCCaaagaaaatattcaaagatttcatttttaatatggtttagagagagaaagaagcaatCAGATACCAAAAAGGCTTACTCATAAGGAGAAAATAAAACGTGTATGTAAGCAGAGGAAATTGTCTGACCTTTTTAATAGTTTGCAGTAAACTATTAGTTACATTGCTATGCATCATATTTTGAGGAAGGGTTGTAGGACATTTCAACCTTGCTAGTGCTTCATAATCAACTTTTCCACTTGAAGTAAGTGGGAGTGactccaccaaaaaaaattggtttggaACCATCACCGAAGGAAGTTTTTCGCTCATCCATTTTCTGATAGCAAATATGATACCATCACTGGAATTGCTTTCCTTGTTCAGCACTAAAAAAGCCTTAAGTGATGCAAGCTGCTTCTCATCTCTGCTAAGTAGTACAACAGCTTCAGAAACATCTGGATTTAGTTCGAGAGTTGTTTCGATCTCTTCAAGGGCCATGCGTTTTCCATTGAGTTTAACAGTTCGATCCCTTCTCccaataaaaaccaaatcaCCACTAGGAAGCTGTCGTCCATAATCACCAGTTCTATAATAAAGCTGGCTTCCACAATCATTCTTTAAATGATTACAGAGCGAGTTATTATGTAGCTTTACGTAGCTTTGGGACTCTATCGAGGAATGCATGTACCCTTGTGAAAGACAGAGACCACCAACACATATTTCTCCTTCAACACATATATCAGCAGGTTTATCTTCGTCCCCAAGAAGTACAACTTTGCAATTGGAAATTGGCTTGCCAATAGGAACACTACTAATCTCGCCGGTCTTCAAGAGTCTTGGCAACCCACTGCAGTCAAAATAAGTGCAGTCCCCTGATACCTACTAACAAAACAGAAAGCTAATTCATACACTTTAAATTTCAACAAACTACTGCATAAGTAAAGAGAATGCATAAAGGATATATTATTACTCTGACCAGCTACAACAAGTTAGACAATGCCTAAGTATCAAATAAGTGAAATTAAGAAGTCTTCAAGGTATTTAAATCTTTCAAATCAAAAGCAGATAGTAAATCTCGAcatcttttaaaacataaacaatagcTGGTACCAACCAGCTGACACTGCTACAAACTTTTTAAATACACCCCCGTAAGaagattttgtaatattaaattATGGTAAGCATAATTTTCTCACCTCTGTACTCCCATATAGATTCAGAAAACATGTTTCAGGAAGTAGGTTGTGAAGTGAATCCCACAAGCT
The sequence above is a segment of the Camelina sativa cultivar DH55 chromosome 10, Cs, whole genome shotgun sequence genome. Coding sequences within it:
- the LOC104719289 gene encoding putative acyl-activating enzyme 19; this translates as MSESNGGKSENCCISHKFLHAASKNPHKIAVIQASGLTARRISSESAEPSTSPPVYDGDKCFLFAELSSSIDSLTSRLRHFLGDDDSREVDSAVYIPKVVALYMPPSVEYIVSVFSVLRCGEAFLPLDPSWPRERVLSLISSSNVSLVIACGSSSEKSHWLVASNVCPVLFFSMDEKLDVETGCSSFVWPCKKERQRKFCYLMYTSGSTGKPKGVCGTEQGLLNRFLWMQNFYPVVGEQRLAFKTSVGFVDHLQEFLGAILNSTPLVIPPFSLLKENMISIIDFLEVYSISRLLAVPSMMRAILPTLQHRGHNKLQMCLKLVVLSGEPFPVSLWDSLHNLLPETCFLNLYGSTEVSGDCTYFDCSGLPRLLKTGEISSVPIGKPISNCKVVLLGDEDKPADICVEGEICVGGLCLSQGYMHSSIESQSYVKLHNNSLCNHLKNDCGSQLYYRTGDYGRQLPSGDLVFIGRRDRTVKLNGKRMALEEIETTLELNPDVSEAVVLLSRDEKQLASLKAFLVLNKESNSSDGIIFAIRKWMSEKLPSVMVPNQFFLVESLPLTSSGKVDYEALARLKCPTTLPQNMMHSNVTNSLLQTIKKAVCDALLVKEVSDDDDFFAIGGDSLAAAHLSHSLGIDMRLIYQFRSPSRLLICLSNTEGKVREDMQHNTTQKLDLKTESQNGNGLISRTVSLHSGVTSGPTPSGLQCEESNSPKRLKIDSEHFSPKRMKENKSWDSGFSQIQCAFSRCNKVYFPNSCSNEEVNQENWSVEIPRNQMVSMQEIWKVHMESCVDASPLVVLKHSKAYLFIGSHSCKFSCIDAKSGCIYWETILEGRIEGSAMVVGDFSQVVIGCYKGKLYFLDFSTGSLSWTFQACGEIKCQPVMDTSSQLIWCGSHDHNLYALDYRSQRCVYKLQCGGSIFASPIIDEGHSSLYVASTSGRVIAVSIEDSPFHTLWLLELEAPVFGSLCISPTSRSVICCLVDGHVIAMSPSGTIIWRYRTGGPIFAGPCMSHMLPSQVLVCCRNGSVYSLEPESGCLVWEYNIGEPITASAYIDENLHFESHQLLASDRLVTVCSSSGIVHVLRVSPILIRDSHDSKVGEIARLELQADIFSSPVMIGGRIFVGCRDDYVHCLSLDSCR